A portion of the Toxoplasma gondii ME49 chromosome VIIb, whole genome shotgun sequence genome contains these proteins:
- a CDS encoding tetratricopeptide repeat-containing protein (encoded by transcript TGME49_262700), producing the protein MPGELKHRRDEAPKNQASSETRASSCDYLIPTSLSSPSANACKSSASSGPAPSFADLSSSSASSPVPSASASFPSCSSSSFSSPSLFSFLSPSFCSFETSHPAASASRRVDSSVQVSNRAARTAELLRRMFPSSPRTRSCPFIPFRSASSPYASSPLALAASTSRGCAASAAPSSADPETGDLPGGVPQSQGEASACASGPRPPGTEERADEALRALQLHLLQQVTMEIEDDVEDRKRSLYASFASSKNLGDATQQSGPPHLPSNDAKAVHTSDDPSSLLFPCSSHSSYSSSSSSAASASTSSSSASSSSSSFSASSSSSPPCLLSPSSSSSVSFSGDSASVEVVRPFRDGSEDSRASNEAPSSGVARRGARSLSPLIASLKAKMQKMSGGQKAVQPPTRGLSLPLPALPASAAASLVTVRTRGASLPPNPTLSPLSPSRPREEASPSVCDDGSDGDTEFPACTPQALLAVIQEWPLIRTGVSESAQTGAEGRSVGDTEAPSGEKKAVETVEEKEESASLFQAFVARRSRLSRELEARLGIREEAAETGDTQRMAGETDGDGVTDAEGRIREEAESEREGVMSGGDERDTGEEESGNKEAVDGDRRKPGEQEGCDTEEDDLRAFDAAIDGLLTSERPVTEALRRSFFAAYRPLPPAAAEENINRQSSSSSASLSSSPSSSPSVSSSVFSSTPPYAASWCEDRSTDTTEAASLFSFISRVQTLALRVDRKFNRDPALPSCPSSPSPSSSPFPSSSLAAPSSSAASSQSVVSRAVSPSAPLREDVTLSVRHISEGFGDFSLWLLGSAHTGAWREGLVSELAAEARREAAQKGREAIPAQAALLREVSQTSAKETEEHTGATESEQKGAEEREVQEAQLRRRKDFYVKVVRKLQRLEPDELVEGCFIIDRVLGPQQIRRTIACGRQGRREFLQALDRPDVVVRGWVVRCDSERALLLVRLVAVELYPSSLPPSAASSSQPCPPHGFYEGKAAPDRGTQATSVASGPAVSSAASVSQPPTSPTRRRLLRTECDVGSSGIYGALPLAAVGRYECKGGQASGCVSRFLPVGTAVRACVKEFLRTRLRPSRWDEKEKEAKDETRLDESTLNAAHAHLLLTLSPPACLTAADAEVPLQKPLGFVASTLQDALCLRCQDEDFLPILPLQPPTVETLQSASSASSLSWWDGGASLLRARLPFVLFSDPRLKNRGGLAGKLHALDLLRRHFFSFSLGAGACSPARAWRLVEAEAETELAQRREAAKKRERERQALWRERTGLKAERREAGRENAEEERREAAFRGLGAFLTEEQSSQWAQQRLQQGVSAARKGDLTMAMECYEAALVLKPKYPDALVARGAAHANRLAYDKALDDLDAALAQEPQHPNAIKYRRIVLQRMENQRQEGNLRPGLRHPGSRTPSPTVTRASRTPPPKGASSVGLQPRRWGLPTALGSSAGGSQLAAAAATAVANAAAAANAIAAVGGEKDITRLVAKHRENRLTFLRQQQMQKDAIWKQQLAHAIELEQRTREKRMRSEEADKDRKDEDAEKTKSLKLSSK; encoded by the exons ATGCCCGGTGAGTTGAAGCACAGGCGTGATGAAGCTCCAAAAAACCAGGCGTCCTCCGAGACTCGAGCTTCTTCCTGCGATTATCTGATTCctacttctctctcttctccgtccgcgaacgcatgcaaatcttctgcgtcttctggtCCTGCACCGTCTTTCGCCGACTTGTCTTCCTCatccgcttcctctcctgttccttctgcttctgcatccTTCCCTTCgtgctcttcgtcgtctttctcctctccctcccttttttctttcctttctccgtcCTTTTGTTCTTTCGAGACCTCTCATCCCGCTGCCTCGGCCAGCCGTCGAGTCGATTCTTCAGTGCAAGTCTCGAATCGCGCCGCTCGCACTGCCgagcttcttcgtcggatgttcccttcttctccccgtaCACGGTCTTGCCCGTTCATTCCATTTCGGtcggcctcttctccctacgcttcttcgcctctcgcgctTGCGGCGTCGACGTCTCGTGGTTGTGCCGCTTCAGCTGCTCCATCGTCGGCAGAcccagagacaggagacctGCCTGGCGGCGTACCTCAGTCTCAGGGCGaggcctctgcatgcgcgtcggGGCCGCGCCCACCtggaacagaggagagagcagacgaggCGCTTAGAGCTCTTCAGCTGCACCTTCTTCAGCAGGTGACGATGGAGATTGAAGACGACGTTGAGGACCGGAAAAGGAGTCTCTACGcttcctttgcttcctccAAAAACCTAGGTGACGCGACACAGCAATCCGGCCCTCCGCATCTCCCCTCTAACGACGCCAAAGCAGTACACACTTCTGACGACCCATCTTCTCTTTTATTTCCCTGTTCATCCCACTCTTCAtattcctcctcttcctcgtctgcggcTTCCGCGTCGACCTCTTCCTcatcagcttcttcctcttcctcatcgTTTTCAGCTTCCTCATCCTCTTCACCTCCCTGTTTGCTTTCACCTTCATCCTCGTCGTCTGTGTCGTTTTCCGGAGACTCTGCGTCAGTGGAAGTCGTCCGTCCGTTCCGCGATGGGTCTGAGGACAGCAGAGCGTCCAACGAGGCTCCAAGCTCGGGCGTTgcgaggcgaggagcgcgttctctctcgcctttgaTTGCTTCTCTCAAAgcgaagatgcagaaaaTGTCGGGGGGTCAAAAGGCCGTTCAGCCTCCGACGCgaggcctctctctgccgctgccCGCCCTGCCCGCCTCGGCGGCTGCGTCCCTCGTGACTGTTCGGACCCGCGGCGCGTCACTCCCGCCGAACCCTacactgtctccgctgtctccttcgaggCCCAGAGAAGAGGCGTCGCCCTCGGTTTGCGACGACggcagcgacggagacaccgaatTTCCTGCCTGCACTCCGCAGGCTCTCCTCGCCGTGATCCAGGAATGGCCTCTGATTCGCACAGGCGTCTCCGAGTCGGCACAGACCGGCGCAGAGGGCCGGAGTGTGGGCGACACTGAGGCCCcaagcggagagaagaaggcagtcGAAACtgtcgaggaaaaggaagagagcgctTCGCTCTTCCAAGCTTTTGTCGCCAGGCGCTCGCGCCTCAGCCGAGAGCTGGAGGCGCGGCTCGGGATacgcgaagaagccgcagaaacaggagacactCAGCGGAtggcaggagagacagacggagacgggGTGACAGACGCCGAAGGGCGCATCAGAGAAGAGGCCGAGAGTGAGAGGGAGGGCGTGATGTCAGGAGGTgatgagagagacacgggagaagaggagagcgggaACAAAGAAGCCgtagacggagacagaagaaagcctGGGGAACAAGAAGGCtgcgacacagaagaagacgatctCCGCGCATTCGACGCTGCGATTGACGGTTTGCTGACATCC GAACGACCTGTCACAGAGGCCCTACgtcgcagcttcttcgctgcttatcgtcctcttcctcctgcggcggcagaggagaaTATTAACAGGCAatcttcctcatcttcggcgtcgctgtcctcttctccatcttcatctccatctgtttcttcctccgtgTTCTCGTCTACGCCTCCGTATGCTGCGTCTTGGTGTGAAGATAGGTCAACAGACACCACAGAAGCagcctcccttttctcctttaTCTCCAGAGTGCAGACATTGGCTCTTCGTGTCGACAGAAAATTCAACAGGGACCCAGCATTgccttcttgtccttcttctccttctccttcttcgtctcctttcccttcttcttcgttggctgctccgtcttcttctgcggcttcttcgcagtCGGTCGTATCTCGagcggtgtctccgtctgcgccCCTGCGAGAGGATGTGACTCTGTCAGTGCGTCACATCAGCGAAGGTTTTGGCGACTTTTCTCTTTGGCTCTTGGGGTCTGCACACACAGGCGCATGGCGGGAAGGTCTCGTCTCCGAGCTCGCTGCGGAGGCTCGGCGAGAGGCCGCGCAGAAAGGAAGGGAGGCGATCCCCGCTCAGGCGGCTCTGCTGCGCGAGGTTTCGCAGACGTCGGCtaaggagacagaagagcatACGGGCGCGACTGAAAGCGAGCAGAAGGGTgcggaagaacgagaggtCCAGGAAGCTCAATTGCGTCGTCGGAAAGACTTTTATGTCAAGGTCGTCCGAAAACTGCAGAGACTCGAACCGGACGAACTCGTCGAGGGATGCTTCATCATCGACAGAGTCCTGGGACCCCAGCAG ATTCGCCGGACTATCGCCTGCGGCAGACAAGGCCGCCGCGAGTTTCTGCAG GCCCTCGATCGTCCGGACGTTGTGGTTCGCGGCTGGGTTGTGCGCTGTGACTCCGAGCGCGCTCTCCTGCTCGTTCGCCTCGTCGCCGTCGAACTTtatccttcgtctctgccccCCTcagctgcctcttcttctcagcctTGCCCTCCTCACGGCTTCTACGAGGGGAAGGCTGCCCCAGATCGAGGCACTCAGGCGACGTCCGTCGCTTCGggtcctgctgtctcctccgctgcttctgtctctcagcCTCCGACTTCGCCGACGCGACGGAGACTCTTGCGGACGGAGTGCGACGTCGGCAGCAGCGGCATCTATGGAGCGCTGCCCTTGGCAGCAGTGGGTCGGTACGAG TGCAAGGGCGGCCAGGCGAGCGGCTGCGTCAGTCGGTTTCTGCCAGTGGGCACAGCGGTTCGCGCCTGCGTCAAAGAGTTTCTGCGCACGAGACTCCGGCCTTCTCGATGGgatgaaaaagagaaggaagcgaaggacgaGACTCGCCTCGACGAGTCGACTCTGAacgcggcgcatgcgcatctGCTCCTGACGCTGAGTCCTCCCGCTTGTCTGACTGCTGCAGACGCCGAGGTGCCTCTTCAGAAGCCGCTAG GTTTCGTTGCGAGCACTCTGCAAGACGCCCTTTGCCTGCGTTGCCAGGACGAGGACTTCCTGCCGATCCTTCCTCTGCAGCCTCCAACTGTCGAGACCCTCcagtctgcttcttctgcttcttctctgtcttggtGGGACGGGGGCGCCTCGCTCCTTCGAGCTCGCCTGCCGTTCGTCCTCTTCAGCGACCCGCGTCTGAAGAACCGGGGCGGTTTGGCCGgcaagctgcatgcgctggatCTCCTGCGACGgcacttcttctccttctctctcggcgcgGGCGCGTGCAGCCCCGCGCGCGCTTGGCGCCTCGTCGAGGCGGAGGCCGAGACCGAGTTGGcccagagacgcgaggccgcgaaaaagcgagagcgcgagagacaggcgctgtggcgagagagaacgggcttgaaggcagagagaagagaagcggggCGAGAgaatgcagaggaagaacgaagagaagctgcgtTTCGCGG GTTGGGCGCCTTTTTGACGGAGGAGCAGAGCAGCCAGTGGGCGCAGCAGCGCCTGCAGCAGGGCGTCTCAGCGGCGCGCAAGGGAGACTTGACCATGGCGATGGAGTGCTACGAGGCGGCTCTCGTCCTCAAACCGAAGTATCCAGACGCGCTGGTCGCCCGAGGCGCCGCTCACGCTAACCGA CTCGCGTATGACAAAGCGCTGGACGACCTGGACGCGGCACTCGCCCAAGAACCTCAGCACCCAAACGCGATCAAGTACCGCCGCATCGTTCTGCAGAGGATGGAGAACCAGCGCCAGGAAGGA AACCTGCGGCCAGGACTCCGACACCCAGGAAGTCGGACTCCATCTCCGACGGTGACGCGGGCATCGCGAACCCCGCCGCCGAAGGGGGCCTCGTCAGTTGGGCTCCAGCCACGCCGGTGGGGCCTTCCGACCGCGTTGGGCTCCAGCGCTGGGGGCTCGCAACtcgcggcggcggcggcgacggcggTGGCAAACGCGGCAGCGGCGGCAAACGCGATCGCGGCGGTGGGGGGCGAGAAGGACATCACGCGTCTGGTggcgaaacacagagaaaacagattGACATTTCTGCGGCAGCaacagatgcagaaagatgcGATTTGGAAGCAGCAACTCGCACACGCGATCGAACTCGAGCAGCGgacacgagagaaacggatgCGCTCCGAGGAAGCCGACAAGGACAGAAAggacgaggacgcagagaagacgaaaagccTCAAGCTCA GTAGCAAGTGA
- the RPL27 gene encoding ribosomal protein RPL27 (encoded by transcript TGME49_262690): protein MVKLLKSGRVVVVLNGRHAGKKGVVVNTWEGSKERQFAFCLVAGIEKAPLKVHKKMPAKKIEKRMRVKPFLKYINVNHLMPTRYTVSSDMDVKTMVPEDAMRTVDDRKAAKKGLKKIFYEKFTNPVNEKVGKVSKDLLFLRKKLRF, encoded by the exons ATGGTGAAGCT tttGAAGTCCGGCCGCGTCGTGGTCGTCCTCAACGGACGCCACGCCGGAAAGAAGGGCGTTGTCGTCAACACCTGGGAGGGCAGCAAAGAACGCCagttcgccttctgcctcgtgGCTGGAATTGAGAAGGCGCCTCTCAAGGTCCACAAGAAGATGCCCGCGAAGAAAatcgagaaacgcatgcgcgtcAAGCCCTTCCTCAAGTACATCAATGTCAACCACCTGATGCCGACCAG ATACACGGTCAGCAGCGACATGGACGTAAAGACCATGGTGCCTGAAGATGCCATGAGAACCGTTGACGACCGcaaggcagcgaagaagggtCTGAAGAAGATCTTCTACGAGAAGTTCACCAACCCCGTCAACGAGAAGGTCGGGAAGGTCAGCAAGGACTTGCTCTTCCTGCGAAAGAAGCTCCGCTTCTAG
- a CDS encoding hypothetical protein (encoded by transcript TGME49_262680), with the protein MWSGLNFSSSSALPSAVGCEDANAVVTACSSQAAYFAGDVYRSTLQVQGPESASASRPISISVSAQLCGVLSTSTSRRDLLHSPALNRYRHAALPFYVFEGKGGGAAACKTGVSEDSKTLGPSAIPAASAYADRLPVCPVNGGSEVGNRDPVFSALFSSNSKLLFLSEHCDVTDNLVFDRPGVTFSFGYECRLPSFLPPTFNGSTTKINYYLCVTSKKSVSPHCLPGIPGSGCQLKPTPLPSLSTSFFRLPIRLLGSPNRHMPILPTLGPPVLPAPPHKSAQWSAVNSSGSGSGWDVGSSAFPPTTKRQTPSSEASSVSSRSRFFLPNVFRVFGAGGASSSSRPSSVDTSLGLPTPPVSFPTPAPISFHFHSRTWMGGDLASQMIKSVDPAALDDRFLPECLGWDISWLLGAGRRGRDAFSRETLANGSPLSSLSSPPCALRETLGLWNASRNTREYGTAYIDVLCATSVPPLWAGDACGDSLETSKALSEAESPSERAAENQGVEREFEHGSELQAREHRGSSCPRGDRSEGKQQEKESDSGLVSGEVMKGQNRDGSAFQMERSADACAHFSSPDSLPSQPASSGPHAGPCPQEDLQGTRKANSPTYKPSQPSPFSGVVASSLPLLRIVVDGDNDAPFGMPGEAGVPRREQFRISRNGQFLCLVSLPGVPFLSLTRPGGSRRQRGKSAIADPGPAAPCVPVGGSFNVRLSFEGATSRTHEVHLSVVREETPLRPASAATGQQASGLPAVEESRIPPSRPVMTRSSGGGASSRSGPDVAGPSAPDGPTLAQVVWTQQAVVVSMEEASVAAHVPTACPPSFETDTVRVSYALVFQFLCAGEEAAERDAELGECEATPAWRGKLSRDDGVGLSWELPLIVLPPPFGDGASREDPQEALWIGGSWEAVGDAAGVAAHELERKARAWQASSGDQGEVKTDANCNTWDRGSPEEDLSSHQLQLLYSASGIALLSGDGAKSLHRGVAV; encoded by the coding sequence ATGTGGTCTGGGCTTAATTTCTCGTCATCGTCAGCGCTTCCGAGCGCGGTGGGTTGTGAAGACGCGAATGCTGTCGTGACGGCCTGCTCGAGTCAGGCAGCCTACTTTGCTGGCGATGTCTACAGGAGTACGCTTCAAGTGCAAGGCCCCGAGAGTGCCTCTGCCTCCCGCCCTATCTCGATTTCCGTTTCAGCCCAGCTCTGTGGAGTGCTTTCAACTTCGACGTCCCGTCGTGAccttcttcactctcctGCGCTTAACAGGTACCGCCACGCGGCTCTTCCATTCTATGTTTTCGAAGGGAAAGGTGGAGGAGCGGCTGCGTGCAAGACGGGGGTTTCGGAGGACTCGAAAACTCTCGGTCCTTCCGCGATCCCCGCTGCTTCCGCTTATGCTGATCGTTTGCCTGTCTGTCCCGTAAATGGAGGCAGTGAGGTAGGGAATCGCGATCCGGTTTTTTCggctcttttctcctcgaaTTCAAagctcctgtttctctccgaaCACTGCGACGTCACCGACAACCTAGTGTTCGACCGGCCGGGAGTCACGTTTTCCTTTGGGTATGAGTGTCGCCTGCCGTCCTTCCTGCCGCCCACCTTCAACGGGTCCACGACGAAGATCAATTACTACTTGTGCGTGACGTCGAAAAAGAGCGTTTCTCCGCACTGTCTTCCCGGAATTCCGGGCTCCGGATGCCAGCTCAAGCCTACTCCACTTCCCAGTCTGTCCACCTCGTTTTTCCGCCTTCCAATTCGACTGCTTGGCTCTCCCAACCGACACATGCCTATTCTGCCTACTCTCGGTCCTCCAGTGCTTCCCGCGCCGCCCCACAAATCTGCACAGTGGAGCGCCGTAAATTCCTCCGGTTCGGGGAGTGGCTGGGATGTCGGATCTTCCGCATTTCCCCCCACCACCAAAAGGCAGACGCCTTCGTCTGaggcgtcttctgtctcatcGAGAAGCCGCTTTTTTCTGCCGAACGTTTTCCGTGTCTTCGGCGCAGGCggcgcttcctcctcttcccgtCCCAGTTCGGTCGACACCTCACTGGGGCTCCCCACACCCCCGGTGTCATTTCCTACTCCGGCACCTATCTCCTTCCATTTTCACTCGCGAACGTGGATGGGAGGGGACTTAGCCTCTCAGATGATCAAGAGCGTGGACCCAGCAGCCCTCGACGACCGCTTTCTTCCGGAGTGTCTAGGCTGGGACATCTCGTGGCTTCTGGgggcgggaagaagaggccggGATGCTTTCTCGCGAGAAACACTGGCTAACGGttctcccctgtcttctctctcctcaccgCCATGCGCGCTTCGAGAGACTCTGGGGCTGTGGAACGCCAGCCGAAATACACGCGAGTACGGAACTGCCTACATCGACGTTCTGTGCGCCACGTCGGTTCCCCCCTTGTGGGCgggagacgcatgcggagATTCTTTGGAGACCTCGAAAGCTCTCTCAGAGGCTGAATCGCCCTCGGAACGGGCTGCCGAAAACCAGGGAGTCGAGAGGGAATTCGAACATGGGAGCGAACTCCAGGCGAGGGAACACCGCGGGAGTAGCTGTCCCCGTGGAGACCGGTCAGAGGGGAAACAGCAGGAGAAAGAGTCTGACTCCGGTCTGGTGAGTGGAGAAGTCATGAAGGGACAAAACCGTGATGGCAGTGCCTTTCAAATGGAGCGTTCCGCAGACGCTTGTGCTCATTTCTCTTCCCCGGACAGCCTTCCTTCGCAGCCTGCCTCGAGTGGACCGCATGCAGGTCCATGTCCGCAAGAGGATTTGCAAGGCACCAGAAAAGCAAATTCACCCACATACAAGCCTTCTCAGCCGTCGCCTTTTTCGGGTGTCGTGGCATCGTCTCTGCCACTGCTCAGAATCGTCGTGGACGGTGACAACGACGCACCTTTTGGGATGCCCGGCGAGGCTGGGGTTCCACGACGAGAGCAGTTCCGCATTTCCCGCAATGGGCAATTTCTTTGTCTGGTTTCTCTCCCTGGAGTTCCCTTCCTTTCCCTGACAAGGCCAGGGGGTTCTCGGCGACAGCGCGGAAAATCCGCCATCGCTGACCCAGGCCCCGCGGCACCCTGCGTTCCAGTTGGCGGTTCCTTCAATGTGCGCTTGAGTTTCGAAGGAGCGACAAGCCGAACGCATGAAGTTCACCTCTCGGTTGTTCGGGAAGAAACGCCTCTTCGCCCCGCTTCTGCTGCTACCGGCCAACAGGCGTCTGGGTTGCCCGCAGTTGAGGAATCTCGGATACCTCCCAGTCGTCCAGTCATGACACGCTCTTCAGGAGGAGGCGCGTCGAGTCGAAGCGGTCCGGACGTTGCGGGTCCAAGCGCTCCAGACGGCCCAACACTTGCACAGGTCGTCTGGACGCAGCAGGCAGTCGTGGTGAGTATGGAGGAAGCTTCTGTGGCTGCCCACGTACCGACAGCCTGCCCCCCGTCGTTTGAAACAGACACCGTCCGAGTCTCGTACGCTCTCGTTTTCCAGTTCCTGTGCGCTGGGGAAGAGGCGGCTGAGCGGGACGCGGAGCTAGGGGAGTGTGAAGCCACGCCTGCTTGGCGCGGTAAACTTTCGAGGGACGACGGTGTCGGCTTGTCGTGGGAGCTGCCTTTGATTGTCCTGCCTCCTCCTTTCGGAGACGGAGCCTCCAGGGAAGACCCGCAAGAAGCTCTCTGGATCGGCGGCAGTTGGGAAGCTGTAGGCGACGCTGCTGGCGTCGCGGCGCACGAGCTAGAACGGAAGGCGCGAGCATGGCAAGCAAGTAGTGGTGATCAGGGAGAAGTGAAGACAGATGCTAATTGCAACACATGGGACAGAGGTTCTCCAGAAGAGGACCTTTCATCCCACCAATTGCAGCTTTTGTACAGTGCGTCAGGAATCGCCTTGCTGTCGGGCGACGGTGCAAAGTCACTACACAGGGGTGTGGCTGTGTAA
- the RPL18A gene encoding ribosomal protein RPL18A (encoded by transcript TGME49_262670): protein MKADPTLQQKISQYQVVGRKQPTEAEPNPSLFRMRLFARNKVLAVSKFWYLLKKMKKVKKSTGEILAVNEIREKRPTFVKNFGVWLRYDSRTGTHNMYKEVRDISQNGAVSQLYAEMAGRHRALPSNIQIIRVAEIKASQCRRAHMQQLFDSKLKLPAIRRIFPTPKDKKSVFCARKPTLFLH, encoded by the exons ATGAAGGCAGATCCGACTTTGCAGCAGAAG ATCTCCCAGTACCAGGTGGTTGGCCGCAAGCAGCCGACCGAGGCGGAGCCGAACCCGTCTCTGTTCCGCATGCGCCTGTTCGCGCGGAACAAGGTGCTGGCGGTCTCCAAGTTTTGGTATTTGTtgaagaaaatgaagaaggtgaagaagagcacCGGCGAGATTTTGGCGGTCAACGAGATTAGGGAGAAGCGGCCAACCTTCGTCAAGAACTTCGGCGTCTGGCTGCGCTACGACAGCCGAACTGGCACCCATAACATGTACAAGGAGGTCAGAGACATCAGCCAGAACGGTGCCGTCTCTCAGCTGTACGCGGAAATGGCTGGAAGACATCGTGCCCTGCCCAGCAACATTCAG ATCATCCGTGTGGCGGAGATCAAGGCTAGCCAATGCAGGCGCGCACACATGCAACAGCTGTTCGACAGCAAGTTGAAGCTGCCCGCGATCCGCCGCATCTTCCCCACTCCCAAGGACAAGAAGTCCGTCTTCTGTGCGAGGAAGCCCACTCTGTTCCTGCACTAA